The following coding sequences are from one Molothrus aeneus isolate 106 chromosome Z, BPBGC_Maene_1.0, whole genome shotgun sequence window:
- the LOC136568602 gene encoding monocarboxylate transporter 13-like, translating into MQAKDSNPPDGGYGWVVVVSAFMVMGLTAAVLKTFGLFFVEIQQHFDELASTTSWITSVTITVFHLGAPVASSLCVQYTHRTVVITGGLLAFSGMALGFFGLNMVWLYATTGFLQGLGISFSWTPAISIVSHYFSKKRALANAIASAGECAFAFIFGPFFQWLIGQYGWKGALLIIGGIQLNICVCGVLMRPLASSCFLEASHHETETPPGNGASRTDKEDQSPIRPKTFNWMLVRRPEFVLYAIFGILAAMSFFVPPLFLVPLSYSLGIDESWTASLLSILAMVDFGGRLLCGWYANLHVTKSIHLLAMAITLISTSLMLLPLANNYLSLAIFTGFYGFFFGTTVAIHITVLVDVVGMPEFDSALGLFMLIRSTGGFVGPPLAGLIVDMAGDYRAGFYMAGAILVLSAGFLIILDRLQQRKIRGSKIRNKPEKSTLPYPSLHILKHQTRRYGEHNVVV; encoded by the exons ATGCAGGCTAAAGACAGCAATCCACCAGACGGTGGCTATGGATGGGTTGTGGTAGTGTCAGCCTTCATGGTGATGGgcctcactgctgctgtcctcaAGACTTTTGGTCTGTTCTTTGTTGAAATCCAGCAGCACTTTGATGAACTTGCAAGCACCACTTCTTGGATCACATCAGTAACCATTACAGTCTTTCATTTAGGAG CCCCTGTTGCCAGTTCACTGTGTGTACAATATACCCATCGGACAGTTGTGATCACTGGAGGACTTCTGGCTTTTTCAGGAATGgcattgggattttttggacTCAACATGGTCTGGTTGTATGCAACAACTGGCTTCCTACAGG GTCTTGGCATTTCTTTTTCGTGGACACCAGCCATTAGCATTGTTAGCCACTATTTCTCCAAGAAAAGGGCTTTGGCCAATGCTATTGCCAGTGCTGGAGAATGTGCCTTTGCATTCATCTTTGGGCCATTTTTCCAGTGGTTGATTGGTCAATACGGATGGAAAGGTGCCCTCTTGATCATAGGTGGCATCCAACTCAATATTTGTGTCTGTGGAGTACTGATGCGACCCCTGGCAAGCAGCTGCTTCCTTGAGGCCAGCCATCATGAAACTGAAACACCACCTGGCAATGGTGCATCCAGGACAGACAAAGAAGATCAGTCTCCCATCAGGCCCAAAACCTTCAACTGGATGCTTGTGAGGCGACCAGAATTTGTACTTTATGCCATTTTTGGTATATTAGCTGCTATGAGTTTTTTTGTTCCTCCATTATTTTTAGTTCCACTTAGCTACAGCCTGGGAATAGATGAATCATGGACTGCATCCCTCCTATCCATTTTGGCTATGGTGGACTTTGGAGGCAGATTGCTGTGTGGCTGGTATGCCAACCTCCACGTTACCAAAAGCATTCATTTGCTGGCAATGGCGATTACATTGATCAGTACTTCCCTGATGCTCTTGCCACTGGCTAACAATTACCTTTCCCTGGCAATATTCACTGGCTTCTATGGATTCTTCTTTGGTACAACGGTCGCCATTCACATTACAGTGCTAGTAGATGTTGTAGGCATGCCAGAATTTGACAGTGCCCTAGGACTTTTCATGCTTATTCGAAGCACTGGAGGTTTTGTGGGGCCTCCTCTTGCGG GTCTGATTGTGGACATGGCTGGAGATTACAGAGCAGGCTTCTACATGGCAGGAGCCATTCTTGTCCTATCAGctggatttttaattattttagatCGACtccaacagagaaaaataagaggAAGCAAGATtagaaacaaaccagaaaagtCAACGTTACCTTACCCCTCCCTCCATATCCTGAAGCATCAAACCAGAAGGTATGGAGAGCACAATGTAGTGGTGTGA